From a single Amphiprion ocellaris isolate individual 3 ecotype Okinawa chromosome 18, ASM2253959v1, whole genome shotgun sequence genomic region:
- the mmp25b gene encoding matrix metalloproteinase-17, translating into MELGLLLGMIFTLVGSSPVVPDQYSRAVDWLSRYGYLPPPDPRTSKLQTKEGIEEAIRVMQRFGGIQETGVIDSETVKLMSTPRCSLPDIVGRMDLRRRRRRKRYALSGLRWHKTDLTWSIHSYPSPSISPGLSKDLVNSIMRYGFKAWSDVAPLKFHQLPGDSSGGATAGGDIRVSFASLLHDDGYPFDGRGGTLAHAFFPGRDEVAGDTHFDDHEIWSYGGDSSSTDLFTVAVHEFGHALGLSHSSSDPSIMRPYYQGPVGDVSTFKLPMDDRLAIQQLYGVKDADRPGVVDPNLPRLPSRPPPKPTQPSDPSFHERCQGGFDAIANIRGEVFFFKGSQFWRTQRDGSLVSLNPAQIKNFWRGLPPGTNKIDAVYERKSDSKIIFFIGSEYWVFKDTEAMAGYPRLLSEWGMRRKNGQLVDRVDAAFIWAHNGKTYLFSGGEYWRFDESRKGDQATRQPDLDYPRKNKLWEGIPLHMDDVISWGEGDAYFFKDNSYWVFMKGRLTQDAVTPKSIGEDWLRCPAPPSTSTAASPRFPQECRCDLKGSSPPLRSSWILLVSAALVTSVFSRVLCED; encoded by the exons ATGGAGTTGGGTCTTCTGTTGGGGATGATTTTCACCTTAGTGGGAAGCTCACCAGTGGTGCCCGACCAATACAGCAGAGCAGTG GACTGGCTGAGTAGGTATGGCTACCTTCCTCCTCCTGACCCACGCACAAGCAAACTGCAGACCAAAGAGGGGATCGAGGAGGCTATTCGTGTCATGCAGAGATTCGGAGGGATCCAGGAAACTGGGGTGATCG ACAGTGAAACCGTGAAACTCATGTCCACACCACGCTGCTCCCTCCCTGACATTGTTGGAAGAATGgacctgaggaggaggaggaggaggaagagatacGCTCTGTCAGGCCTTAGGTGGCATAAGACAGACCTCACATGGAG TATCCACAGCTACCCATCTCCCTCCATATCACCCGGCCTCTCCAAAGATTTGGTGAATTCCATCATGCGTTACGGCTTCAAGGCCTGGAGCGACGTGGCCCCCTTGAAGTTCCATCAGCTGCCCGGCGACAGCAGCGGTGGGGCCACAGCTGGAGGAGACATCAGAGTGTCTTTTGCAAGTTTGCTCCATGACGACGGATACCCTTTTGACGGGCGGGGTGGCACCCTGGCCCACGCCTTCTTTCCCGGCAGGGATGAGGTGGCGGGTGACACACACTTTGACGATCATGAGATCTGGAGCTATGGAG gtgacagcagcagcacagacttGTTCACAGTTGCAGTGCACGAGTTCGGCCACGCGCTCGGCCTGTCTCATTCCTCCTCTGATCCGTCCATCATGAGGCCGTACTACCAGGGTCCAGTGGGAGATGTTTCCACATTTAAGCTGCCGATGGACGACAGGCTGGCCATCCAGCAGCTTTACG GTGTGAAGGATGCCGATCGACCAGGTGTTGTTGATCCTAACCTGCCCCGTCTGCCCAGCAGACCTCCACCAAAACCAACGCAGCC CTCTGATCCATCGTTCCATGAGCGCTGTCAGGGAGGCTTTGACGCAATAGCAAACATCAGAGGAGAGGTCTTCTTTTTTAAAG gtTCACAGTTCTGGAGGACTCAGCGCGACGGGTCTTTAGTGTCCCTGAATCCGGCTCAGATCAAAAACTTCTGGAGAGGCCTTCCACCAGGAACAAACAAGATTGACGCCGTTTATGAGAGGAAGAGCGACAGTAAAATCATCTTCTTTATTG GATCTGAGTACTGGGTCTTCAAGGACACAGAGGCCATGGCTGGATACCCCCGGCTCCTCTCTGAGTGGGGCATGAGGAGGAAGAACGGCCAGCTGGTGGACAGGGTGGATGCAGCCTTCATCTGGGCCCATAACGGAAAGACCTACCTGTTCAGCGGAGGGGAGTACTGGAGGTTTGATGAGAGCCGTAAGGGTGACCAGGCGACCAGGCAGCCCGATTTGGACTACCCACGAAAGAACAAACTGTGGGAAGGAATCCCCCTCCACATGGATGACGTCATCAGCTGGGGTGAAG GAGATGCCTACTTCTTCAAAGACAACTCCTACTGGGTGTTCATGAAAGGAAGACTGACCCAAGATGCTGTCACTCCCAAATCCATTGGAGAAGACTGGCTCAGATGTCCAGCTCCTCCTTCAACCTCCACTGCAGCGAGTCCTCGATTCCCACAGGAATGCCGCTGCGACCTAAAAGGATCCTCTCCACCTCTGAGAAGCAGC